In the Acropora muricata isolate sample 2 chromosome 1, ASM3666990v1, whole genome shotgun sequence genome, one interval contains:
- the LOC136918784 gene encoding lachesin-like isoform X2, which yields MGYQQLPIWFTFHHLKVAMGILSLNCCSSAKMSFALCCMLFGILVVFPETDGTSITWHEPLPILTVQESDSTKVVHRSHTRLIEGTINASLSWYFKLSSALTLLGVNLKLGTVNVATVISQKQEVLAGFKENYAINWIPNQRITLVIFKVTTEQNATFACEVFAEKTFISIWRSRVQVDVVAPPSNIITSSDQNVIAPAELTLNCSADGKPKPTITWTRVSDNTAVTMPLTISSGKNGESFRCTADNGVGIPLTKDVYINILFSPKVTLRKKFFVGREQTASLFCQVEGNPKPTISWSPCDPPNVLCDKQYLNISKVQTARANFNCTATNALGEESASTVLLIGGSHIYLRLSISGECDKKDSVWETLKNQLWKPDI from the exons ATGGGTTATCAACAACTTCCCATCTGGTTCACATTCCACCATTTGAAAGTCGCTATGGGTATTTTatctttgaattgttgttcatcgGCTAAGATGTCTTTCGCTTTGTGCTGTATGCTCTTTGGAATCCTCGTAGTTTTCCCCGAAACAG ATGGTACCAGCATAACTTGGCATGAGCCTTTACCAATTCTAACAGTTCAAGAATCAGATTCTACCAAAGTGGTTCACAGAAGCCACACAAGGCTTATTGAAGGGACCATTAATGCCTCCTTGAGCTGGTATTTCAAATTGTCATCGGCTCTAACCTTACTTGGTGTAAATTTAAAACTGGGAACAGTTAACGTGGCAACGGTTATTAGTCAAAAGCAAGAGGTATTAGCAGGCTTTAAAGAGAATTATGCTATCAACTGGATTCCCAACCAAAGAATCACTCTGGTGATCTTCAAAGTAACAACTGAACAAAATGCCACATTTGCTTGTGAAGTTTTTGCAGAAAAAACCTTCATATCAATCTGGAGGAGCCGTGTTCAAGTGGATGTGGTTG CCCCTCCAAGTAACATTATCACCTCAAGTGATCAAAATGTAATAGCACCTGCTGAGTTAACTTTAAACTGCTCAGCTGATGGGAAACCAAAGCCAACAATAACCTGGACAAGAGTCTCAGATAACACAGCCGTCACAATGCCTTTGACCATCAGTAGTGGAAAGAATGGAGAAAGCTTCAGATGTACTGCTGATAATGGTGTTGGAATACCATTGACCAAGGATGTCTACATCAATATTCTGT TTTCTCCCAAGGTTACACTTAGAAAGAAATTCTTTGTTGGCCGAGAACAGACTGCATCACTTTTCTGCCAAGTGGAAGGAAACCCAAAACCTACAATTTCTTGGAGTCCTTGTGATCCACCAAATGTTCTCTGTGATAAACAATacttaaatatttcaaaagtgcAGACTGCACGTGCCAACTTCAACTGTACAGCAACCAATGCACTGGGAGAAGAGTCAGCAAGCACAGTTCTTC
- the LOC136918784 gene encoding lachesin-like isoform X3, producing the protein MGYQQLPIWFTFHHLKVAMGILSLNCCSSAKMSFALCCMLFGILVVFPETDGTSITWHEPLPILTVQESDSTKVVHRSHTRLIEGTINASLSWYFKLSSALTLLGVNLKLGTVNVATVISQKQEVLAGFKENYAINWIPNQRITLVIFKVTTEQNATFACEVFAEKTFISIWRSRVQVDVVAPPSNIITSSDQNVIAPAELTLNCSADGKPKPTITWTRVSDNTAVTMPLTISSGKNGESFRCTADNGVGIPLTKDVYINILFSPKVTLRKKFFVGREQTASLFCQVEGNPKPTISWSPCDPPNVLCDKQYLNISKVQTARANFNCTATNALGEESASTVLLYQALCKYSKLLWS; encoded by the exons ATGGGTTATCAACAACTTCCCATCTGGTTCACATTCCACCATTTGAAAGTCGCTATGGGTATTTTatctttgaattgttgttcatcgGCTAAGATGTCTTTCGCTTTGTGCTGTATGCTCTTTGGAATCCTCGTAGTTTTCCCCGAAACAG ATGGTACCAGCATAACTTGGCATGAGCCTTTACCAATTCTAACAGTTCAAGAATCAGATTCTACCAAAGTGGTTCACAGAAGCCACACAAGGCTTATTGAAGGGACCATTAATGCCTCCTTGAGCTGGTATTTCAAATTGTCATCGGCTCTAACCTTACTTGGTGTAAATTTAAAACTGGGAACAGTTAACGTGGCAACGGTTATTAGTCAAAAGCAAGAGGTATTAGCAGGCTTTAAAGAGAATTATGCTATCAACTGGATTCCCAACCAAAGAATCACTCTGGTGATCTTCAAAGTAACAACTGAACAAAATGCCACATTTGCTTGTGAAGTTTTTGCAGAAAAAACCTTCATATCAATCTGGAGGAGCCGTGTTCAAGTGGATGTGGTTG CCCCTCCAAGTAACATTATCACCTCAAGTGATCAAAATGTAATAGCACCTGCTGAGTTAACTTTAAACTGCTCAGCTGATGGGAAACCAAAGCCAACAATAACCTGGACAAGAGTCTCAGATAACACAGCCGTCACAATGCCTTTGACCATCAGTAGTGGAAAGAATGGAGAAAGCTTCAGATGTACTGCTGATAATGGTGTTGGAATACCATTGACCAAGGATGTCTACATCAATATTCTGT TTTCTCCCAAGGTTACACTTAGAAAGAAATTCTTTGTTGGCCGAGAACAGACTGCATCACTTTTCTGCCAAGTGGAAGGAAACCCAAAACCTACAATTTCTTGGAGTCCTTGTGATCCACCAAATGTTCTCTGTGATAAACAATacttaaatatttcaaaagtgcAGACTGCACGTGCCAACTTCAACTGTACAGCAACCAATGCACTGGGAGAAGAGTCAGCAAGCACAGTTCTTC
- the LOC136918784 gene encoding lachesin-like isoform X4 — MGYQQLPIWFTFHHLKVAMGILSLNCCSSAKMSFALCCMLFGILVVFPETDGTSITWHEPLPILTVQESDSTKVVHRSHTRLIEGTINASLSWYFKLSSALTLLGVNLKLGTVNVATVISQKQEVLAGFKENYAINWIPNQRITLVIFKVTTEQNATFACEVFAEKTFISIWRSRVQVDVVAPPSNIITSSDQNVIAPAELTLNCSADGKPKPTITWTRVSDNTAVTMPLTISSGKNGESFRCTADNGVGIPLTKDVYINILFSPKVTLRKKFFVGREQTASLFCQVEGNPKPTISWSPCDPPNVLCDKQYLNISKVQTARANFNCTATNALGEESASTVLLFMKELMKQE; from the exons ATGGGTTATCAACAACTTCCCATCTGGTTCACATTCCACCATTTGAAAGTCGCTATGGGTATTTTatctttgaattgttgttcatcgGCTAAGATGTCTTTCGCTTTGTGCTGTATGCTCTTTGGAATCCTCGTAGTTTTCCCCGAAACAG ATGGTACCAGCATAACTTGGCATGAGCCTTTACCAATTCTAACAGTTCAAGAATCAGATTCTACCAAAGTGGTTCACAGAAGCCACACAAGGCTTATTGAAGGGACCATTAATGCCTCCTTGAGCTGGTATTTCAAATTGTCATCGGCTCTAACCTTACTTGGTGTAAATTTAAAACTGGGAACAGTTAACGTGGCAACGGTTATTAGTCAAAAGCAAGAGGTATTAGCAGGCTTTAAAGAGAATTATGCTATCAACTGGATTCCCAACCAAAGAATCACTCTGGTGATCTTCAAAGTAACAACTGAACAAAATGCCACATTTGCTTGTGAAGTTTTTGCAGAAAAAACCTTCATATCAATCTGGAGGAGCCGTGTTCAAGTGGATGTGGTTG CCCCTCCAAGTAACATTATCACCTCAAGTGATCAAAATGTAATAGCACCTGCTGAGTTAACTTTAAACTGCTCAGCTGATGGGAAACCAAAGCCAACAATAACCTGGACAAGAGTCTCAGATAACACAGCCGTCACAATGCCTTTGACCATCAGTAGTGGAAAGAATGGAGAAAGCTTCAGATGTACTGCTGATAATGGTGTTGGAATACCATTGACCAAGGATGTCTACATCAATATTCTGT TTTCTCCCAAGGTTACACTTAGAAAGAAATTCTTTGTTGGCCGAGAACAGACTGCATCACTTTTCTGCCAAGTGGAAGGAAACCCAAAACCTACAATTTCTTGGAGTCCTTGTGATCCACCAAATGTTCTCTGTGATAAACAATacttaaatatttcaaaagtgcAGACTGCACGTGCCAACTTCAACTGTACAGCAACCAATGCACTGGGAGAAGAGTCAGCAAGCACAGTTCTTC